The Paenibacillus sp. 481 DNA window ACCTTCGTGAAAGCGCGTCTTAACGGCCAACTGCTGCTGTTGTTGGTCGTGTTCGGACTTTTTTCGTTGGCGAACGCTCTCTCTGGGACGTTCGTCAACGTTTTTTTATGGAAAGTAAAATCAGAGTTTACGTTAATCGGTTGGTTTGCATTTAGTCAGCAAATAGCGATTGGGCTCATGTTCTACACGGCTGGAAAATGGGTAAAAGAAGGCAATAAGTTGAATTGCTTACGCCTTGGTATAGGTCTTGCTAGTCTGTTCTACGCAGCCGTGCTGTGGTTAGGTAAAGCAGCCGTCTATTATATATGGCCGTTGGGACTTACCTTAGGTGCTGCATTAGGCGCATTTTGGTTGGCCTTTAACGTCATTTATTTTGAAGTAACGGACGCTAATAATCGAGACTTATTTAACGGTTCGGTCGGGTTAGTAGGGGCAGGTTGCGGTATGATCGCTCCGTGGGCGTCAGGGTTTCTCATTTCCCAATTAGGTGGTGATCGGGGTTATCCGCTTATTTTTACGATCTCACTTGGTGTATTTATTGGAGCGGGCATGATTAGTTTTTGGTTGGAACGAAGGCCGCCAGAACAACATTATGATTGGCTAATCCCTTTTGTACAGTGGAAAAAGAAAAATAGCCCGTGGCGTGCCGCTTTGCCAGCACTTGCTGCTCAAGGCATTAGAGATGGGGTATTTGCTTTTCTCGTCGGACTCATCGTGTATATTGCAACGACAAATGAGCTGAAGTTAGGAAGCTATACGCTCATTACGTCAGCGGTGTCTCTCATTAGCTTTTATGCAGTAGGTCGTTGGATTAAAGAGAAGTATCGGATTTCAGGCATGTTTGTAGGGGCGATAGCGATGGGGTGCGCGGTTGTACCTCTTTTTGTTCAGTTACAATATTCGTCTCTGTTGACGTTTGGGATTATCACTTCGTTATTTTCGCCGTTATTTGTGGTTCCGATGACATCGGCTACGTTTGATTTGCTTGGGGTGGATGAACAATCTGTCCAACATCGTGTTGAGCTGACCGTTACGCGTGAGTTTGGGTTACTCGTTGGTAGGATCGTATCCATTTTAGCGTTTATTGTGTTCGTGCAATGGCGAAATGACCATCAGGCGATTGTCATTTTTCTAGCAGTCGTTGGATTTGCGCCCGTCATCACCACATGGCTGATGCGTCCGATCCTGCAACAAAAATTAAAGCAAAAAGAAAAAAGTGCTTCGCATGATTAGCTGAGAGGTGTATCTCCATTTGCTAACGATGTGAGCACTTTATTTTTATGGCTAGGATGGCTTAAATGGCTTTTATGGCTTTGTTGCTCGACTAAAACGAAATAAATGCTCGTCCGGATGAGAGCCGTACTCTATCATGTCGCAGATGAGTTCAGACGCAATTGCACTGTACACCGTCCCATTCCCACCATACCCTTCCACAAAATAGCAATTGGGGTAATCAGGATGTGGCCCTATTAAAGGATAGCCGTCGTGCGTTGAGCCAAAAGCGGCAGTCCAAGCATATTCGGTTTCGAATGGCCCTAAAGCAGGGAACAATTTGTTAATCTCACCACGTAACAAATTCGCTTTGTTGCGCAGCATAGCTTCTCGTTCTTCGGGAATGGTTGTACCCTCATCCAAACCTCCAGCTACAATTCGGTTATCGGTGGTCGTTCGCAAATATAAATAAGGCCGTGCCGTTTCCCATATTAACCATTTCTGATGCCAATGCTGCTCTAGGTTTGGAATGGGTTGGGTTGCGATTGCAAACGTACTTTCTAATACGGCGTTACGATCACGTTTAAGTTCTTGTGTTTCATAGCCAAGCGCGAATACAGCATGCCTTGCCGTTACTTTGAATCCTTTGTCCGTGTAACAGGCAACGCCGTCAACCATACATTCATGACGCTGCACACGTGAATCCTCATATATACGGAGTCCAAATCGTTCTACAGCCGTGTCGATCAATGCGTGCACGCACTTGACTGGGTTGGCTTCAGCATCACCGTGGGTGACAATCGCGGCGGGCTTGCGAAAGCCAAAGTGAGCTTCAATCTTATCGGTATCCCACCACTCCACGTCAAAGCCATGCTCCAAAAGCGTAGCGTATTCATTTTCCAGTTGGGGCACATCTTCATTACAACTAGCAAAATACAAGCTGCTTCTTGGTAAAAGGTCAGGGTCGGCATTGAGTTGCTTCGGAAGTGAAAGCAGTTTCTCTACGGCCTGTTTGCATAGCGTGTAGAATTGGATTCCGCTTGCTGCTCCGAATGTATGGATGCAAGACGTTAACGATTTATCATTGCAAAACTGCAACAAGCCCGTGCTCGCGCTTGTACTTCCTCCGGCAATGCTTCTCTTTTCTAACAGGACCACATTTTTGCCTCGCTTGCCTAATTCAAAAGCCATTAGTGCTCCGCTCATACCGCCTCCTAGTACAACGACATCACATGATAAATGTTGCTCTAGTGGAGGATAGGAACGTACGGATTGCAGAACGTCTAGCCACGGTAAAGTACCGGACTGTAATTTCATGCTGGTCGCTCCTTTCATGTTACATATTTCCCTATAGATGGGTGCATAATACATGTAGTTCAATGGTTCTCAAGTGACGAAAGGAGATAGTCTAAATGGTTCAACATTCTCATGCAATGAAGGCATTATCAGCTAAAGAATTGGAGTACATTGTCGATTCCATATCCAATGAAGACTTGCTACTCAAACAATGTGCTGCTACCGCTGCTGAAACGACAAATCCTCAAATCCATCAGGTGTTGTCTCATCTGATAGCGGTTCATCAACAGCATGCGAATGTACTCGTGCAAAGTTTGCAGCAGCACGAGCATTTAGCACCGACCCAGCCGCAGCCCCCTTCCTCATCTTAGGGATTGCTGGCTGCACGTTGCGGAATATAGCTCGGTAACCAATTTTAGATTTTAGATTTCGTTTAAGGGGTGGGCCATCATGCCACAAGGGCAAGGACAAGGCTTTATGCCAGAGGGAGATTTACTGTACACGATTTTAGCGGATTTAAAGCGAACATCTCGCGAATATACAACCGCTGTAACGGAGGCGGCTTGTCCCGTTGTACGTCAAATGTTTACCGATTTGACGCATAGCACACTGCAACTGCAAGGAGAGCTATTTTACCTTATGGAGCAGAACAATATGTATTCTGTTTCTTCGGGTGCTTTGCAACAGGAAGTAACGAAGCAGTTGCAGCAAAATCAGCAGACCCTGCAAAAAACGCAGCAATTTTTACAGCAGAAACAACAGAGTGCGCAGTACGCGCAAACAGGGCATTCAGTAGCTCATCAACCGTCGAACTACAGTGCTGTACCTTATGCGGCGTTGACGGAATTAGACCAGCACCATGCACACTTGCATCATTCGCATCAACATCATGAGCACTCACGCCATGAACATTTACATCATGCACACTCACATCATGTTCAACCCATTCATGTGCATCAGCAGCAAGGTCATCACTAACGATGTCGGTTGGAGGCGGGTTATCCTTTCGTGGTATATTCAGGCGAAGGGGAAGCTCGCTTCTTTTATTTGTTTATTTTGTTACCGCGTTAAATGGTTCCATTGAATTTAGTTGGCAGGGAGTTGTAGTTAGGTGTATCATAGTTGTTATCATTACTGTCAATTGTAAACAGGCAACTGAGGGAGGACGCGGTTATGAAAGAGCTTACCGAGTTGAAACTGAGCATTTTGCAGTTGTTAAAGGAAGACGCCAGACGTTCTTCTGACTTAATTGCAACGATGCTTGGCAAAGAAGAGGCCGAAGTACGTGCGGCCATAGCAGAAATGGAAGAAGATCACGTTATTGTAAAGTACGCCACTGTGGTGAACTGGAGTAAGGTTGAGGATGAGAAAGTAACCGCATTAATTGAAGTGCAAATTACACCTGAGCGTGGACGAGGCTTCGAAGGTATTGCAGAACGTATTTATTTGTTCCCGCAAGTGAAATCGGTGTACTTAATGTCTGGTGCATATGACTTGCTCGTTGAGGTAGAAGGAAAGAGCTTGCGCGAAGTTGCGAGTTTCGTTTCCGACAAGCTATCTCCAATCGAATCCGTATTATCGACAAAAACACATTTTATTTTGAAAAAATATAAGCAAGACGGCATTATATTCGAGGAACACGAGGATGACCATCGCCTCGTTATTACTCCGTGAGGTGACGAGTCATGATTAAGTCAGAGGAGAAACAAACGGTGTCACAACATTCACGTTCGATGCATGATTATTTAAATCCATTAGTACGCTCTATTCCGCCTTCTGGTATTCGCAAGTTTTTTGATTTAGTTAGCGGAAATAAAGACATTATTACGCTCGGTGTGGGCGAACCTGATTTTTGCACACCTTGGCATGTTCGTGAAGCGTGTGTATATTCGTTAGAAAGAGGAATGACGAAATATACGTCAAATGCAGGGATGCCTGAGCTACGCGAAGAGATCGCCAAATACTTGGACGATTCTTTCGATGTCACTTATGATCCAGCCAACGAAGTACTCGTAACGGTCGGCGGCTCGGAAGCCATTGATCTGGCTTTGCGTGCGCTTGTATCGCCAGGGGATGAGATTCTTATCCCTGAGCCGTGTTATATTTCATATTCACCGATCGTATCGATCGGTGGTGGTGTCGCAGTTGGCATTGAGACAACGGCCGAGAACAATTTCAAGCTGACAGCTGAGTCGTTGCGGGCAAAAATTACACCGAAATCAAAAGTGTTAATTTTGTGCTACCCAAGCAATCCGACAGGCGGCATTATGACGTATGAGGATTGGTTGCCGATTGCGAAAATTGTAGAAGAGAACGATTTGATCGTTATTTCGGATGAAATTTATGCAGAGCTTACATACGATCAGAAGCATGTAAGCTTTGCCGCAATTCCTGGCATGAAAGATCGCACGATACTCGTTAGTGGATTTTCGAAGGCTTTTGCAATGACGGGTTGGCGTATGGGATATGCTTGTGGACATCAAGAGATTATAGCAGCAATGTTAAAAATTCATCAGTACACGGTTATGTGTGCGCCGATCATGGGGCAAGTGGCTGCGTTGGAAGCGTTGAAAAACGGCAAAGAAGAAAAAGATCGAATGGTAGAGTCGTACAATCAACGCAGACGGCTAGTCGTTAGAGGCTTCCGTGAAATCGGCTTGGAATGTCATGAACCGCAAGGGGCGTTCTATGCATTTCCTTCCATTAAATCCACGGGCTTAACATCGGAGCAGTTTGCACAGAGGCTGTTGTTTGAGGCTAAAGTAGCAGCTGTCCCGGGCGATGTGTTTGGTCTAGGTGGAGAAGGATTTATTCGTTGCTCCTACGCAACTTCTGTATCGCAATTAAATGAGGCAATTGAGCGTATGGGGCGGTTAGTCGACAATATAAAGCAAGAAATGTGAAAAATATTCAAATGAATCTAAAAAGAACTAGTTTTCTCCAATATGCTCTGGTATAATATAACATGTCCTGTTTGTGTTCGTCCTTATTATGGGAAATAGGGATAATCTAAGCAGGGGATACCTAGCAGCGGAAGGAGGAAAATAAACTTGTTTTGTTCGGACTACACGTTAACCACAATGAAAAACGCCTTATTCAGGGAAGACGGTATGATGCCGAAATGGTCGGGCAAAACAAGAAACGTTTCGTCCGAGCTGCTTGCATTAGAGGATGAAATTTGTATTCTTCGCAAGCAAATGGAACAAATGTTTCAGGAAGAGCAGTCTTTTACAGCTGAGAAAGTTATTGAAATTAGCAGACTGCTTGATGTGAAAATTAATGAATATATGAAATCGCACGTCAAAAAATGACTGCGTTCAATGGAAGGCCCGCAAGGGTCTTCTTTTTTTGCTTCTATTGTTTGTGATATAGTTGTGGTTGAAGGTAAGTCTACATAACGAACACGGCTAACAGGTGGGGAAGGGGAACGCACCATGCGCAAGCTAGGATGGCTAAGTCAATTGTTCATGCTGATCGTATTAGCGAGTATGTTGAGCGGTTGCAACAATGCAGATGAGGCAGATATAAAAATATTTATGATGCCGAAAACGACCATATCGAGCGAGATCGAGGAAAAGTTGG harbors:
- a CDS encoding Lrp/AsnC family transcriptional regulator, encoding MKELTELKLSILQLLKEDARRSSDLIATMLGKEEAEVRAAIAEMEEDHVIVKYATVVNWSKVEDEKVTALIEVQITPERGRGFEGIAERIYLFPQVKSVYLMSGAYDLLVEVEGKSLREVASFVSDKLSPIESVLSTKTHFILKKYKQDGIIFEEHEDDHRLVITP
- a CDS encoding MFS transporter is translated as MKARLNGQLLLLLVVFGLFSLANALSGTFVNVFLWKVKSEFTLIGWFAFSQQIAIGLMFYTAGKWVKEGNKLNCLRLGIGLASLFYAAVLWLGKAAVYYIWPLGLTLGAALGAFWLAFNVIYFEVTDANNRDLFNGSVGLVGAGCGMIAPWASGFLISQLGGDRGYPLIFTISLGVFIGAGMISFWLERRPPEQHYDWLIPFVQWKKKNSPWRAALPALAAQGIRDGVFAFLVGLIVYIATTNELKLGSYTLITSAVSLISFYAVGRWIKEKYRISGMFVGAIAMGCAVVPLFVQLQYSSLLTFGIITSLFSPLFVVPMTSATFDLLGVDEQSVQHRVELTVTREFGLLVGRIVSILAFIVFVQWRNDHQAIVIFLAVVGFAPVITTWLMRPILQQKLKQKEKSASHD
- a CDS encoding aminotransferase class I/II-fold pyridoxal phosphate-dependent enzyme, translated to MIKSEEKQTVSQHSRSMHDYLNPLVRSIPPSGIRKFFDLVSGNKDIITLGVGEPDFCTPWHVREACVYSLERGMTKYTSNAGMPELREEIAKYLDDSFDVTYDPANEVLVTVGGSEAIDLALRALVSPGDEILIPEPCYISYSPIVSIGGGVAVGIETTAENNFKLTAESLRAKITPKSKVLILCYPSNPTGGIMTYEDWLPIAKIVEENDLIVISDEIYAELTYDQKHVSFAAIPGMKDRTILVSGFSKAFAMTGWRMGYACGHQEIIAAMLKIHQYTVMCAPIMGQVAALEALKNGKEEKDRMVESYNQRRRLVVRGFREIGLECHEPQGAFYAFPSIKSTGLTSEQFAQRLLFEAKVAAVPGDVFGLGGEGFIRCSYATSVSQLNEAIERMGRLVDNIKQEM
- a CDS encoding NAD(P)/FAD-dependent oxidoreductase, producing the protein MKLQSGTLPWLDVLQSVRSYPPLEQHLSCDVVVLGGGMSGALMAFELGKRGKNVVLLEKRSIAGGSTSASTGLLQFCNDKSLTSCIHTFGAASGIQFYTLCKQAVEKLLSLPKQLNADPDLLPRSSLYFASCNEDVPQLENEYATLLEHGFDVEWWDTDKIEAHFGFRKPAAIVTHGDAEANPVKCVHALIDTAVERFGLRIYEDSRVQRHECMVDGVACYTDKGFKVTARHAVFALGYETQELKRDRNAVLESTFAIATQPIPNLEQHWHQKWLIWETARPYLYLRTTTDNRIVAGGLDEGTTIPEEREAMLRNKANLLRGEINKLFPALGPFETEYAWTAAFGSTHDGYPLIGPHPDYPNCYFVEGYGGNGTVYSAIASELICDMIEYGSHPDEHLFRFSRATKP
- a CDS encoding aspartyl-phosphate phosphatase Spo0E family protein, whose translation is MKNALFREDGMMPKWSGKTRNVSSELLALEDEICILRKQMEQMFQEEQSFTAEKVIEISRLLDVKINEYMKSHVKK